The Plasmodium malariae genome assembly, chromosome: 3 genome window below encodes:
- the PmUG01_03020300 gene encoding protein phosphatase PPM1, putative, whose protein sequence is MKKTHDNIENDNSIYVYGKIYDIIEQLNNYELKCFINNEKDVDLCKDFKYKKKKKINFISTLDYYANFKNKQYEFYIVPIIFDKEYEILYIGVSIFFKENFWEEYKKCNYNYIELSIYNLDVSNSNLYTNNIVSSPNSRTYFLNFLINIKDLKNDAHVIGRYSDDCSDKHVHAKNGIYVVESKNDKQLMYSQGDYILRTHKFNTLYNGRSNYTSNVDYNNCNSISYNNDVDNNDESSCTTIRGRDKGYSLSIDRGSLDTPAHFTRSISGNRNNVATVWKNYSYHSDCNVRSECRYVSLEYDRYGNYLKNNGNKREEEKESEEKMEEKEKEKAKEKGEKEEKAEEKEEKAEEKEEKTEEKEEKAEEKEEKAEEKEEKTEEKEEKAEEKEKEEEEKSNNVKKQYSVNAEDPQIYYPVNSEKYNSSFAYTINEKNSNEDIKRNSFSKDGLEINKKETYYRNVCKTNEVEEDHFTFDKTHDREIMNYEYSYHKMENEMVYVNAKRRSGDIHISAVPEGDKPFISNSVSYEKNVYISSERGNQIGESKHTDVHIEEKKNTEIDYLSSKSMSFTKEEETVCFSQNEHIIKDDKNVHIKQSTDYRRDLYSTKDNCNFSSINSMNSRSCKIYEKDGKSNENETFTNFKSGFFTSKGNRTYNEDRVITIENINDFINKEYREVVNESNINNNDRNLNTSKNGSTNRSATCGSNSGNSNNNNSIDELFDKEYYDMLYKVQNAETSPPYYMYCAIYDGHNGEKAVNIIKKLLHVHVYSYFIKGNGICNSLKYAFESMDEHLCKKTINNEEDNHSNFSSGSTACVSIIFKNVLYIANIGDSRSVLSKNGRAVVVTVDHRASANKKEEERIIKSGGILDDEGYLGGCLGVCRGFGSFDKKTKEKLKGLVCEPDLFQIKLTDDDEFLIICCDGIFDVMTSQEAVNTVRTSLVESTSPDVAAEALCQLAYKRKSLDNLSVVVITFQNPESKKKTRANENANLYAGQAGRVRRRIKFSALKNLIGP, encoded by the exons atgaaaaaaacacacgataatatagaaaatgatAACTCGATTTATGTATATGGAAagatatatgatataatagAACAACTAAACaattatgaattaaaatgtttcataaataatgaaaaagatgtAGACCTGTGCAAGGATTTTAAAtacaagaaaaagaaaaagataaatttcATATCAACGTTAGATTATTAtgcaaattttaaaaataagcagtatgaattttatattgtGCCAATAATATTTGACAAGGAATATGAAATATTGTATATAGGTGtttccatatttttcaaGGAAAATTTTTGGGAGGAGTACAAAAAGTGcaattacaattatatagaattatctatatataatttagacGTAAGTAATTCTAATCTTTACacaaataatatagtatCATCTCCTAATAGTAGAacatactttttaaattttctcaTCAATAttaaagatttaaaaaatgatgcaCATGTAATTGGTAGATATTCGGACGACTGTAGCGATAAGCATGTTCACGCGAAAAATGGCATCTATGTTGTGGAAAGTAAAAACGACAAGCAGCTGATGTATTCACAAGGGGATTATATCTTGAGGACGCATAAGTTCAACACATTGTATAATGGTAGAAGTAACTACACCAGTAATGTGGACTATAATAACTGTAATAGCATCAGTTATAACAACGATGTGGACAATAATGATGAAAGTAGCTGCACGACGATACGCGGTCGTGACAAGGGATACAGTTTAAGCATAGATAGAGGAAGTCTAGACACACCCGCACACTTTACTCGTAGTATCAGTGGAAACAGAAATAACGTTGCGACAGTatggaaaaattatagtTATCATAGCGATTGTAATGTACGCAGTGAGTGTAGGTACGTTAGTTTGGAGTATGATAGATATGgtaattatttgaaaaataatggaaataagagagaagaggaaaaagaaTCAGAAGAGaaaatggaagaaaaagagaagGAGAAAGCGAAAGAGAAAGGGGAGAAAGAGGAGAAAGCGGAAGAAAAAGAGGAGAAAGCGGAAGAAAAGGAGGAGAAAACGGAAGAAAAGGAGGAGAAAGCGGAAGAAAAAGAGGAGAAAGCGGAAGAAAAGGAGGAGAAAACGGAAGAAAAGGAGGAGAAAGCggaagaaaaagagaagGAGGAAGAGGAAAAATCTAACAATGTGAAAAAACAGTATAGTGTAAATGCAGAGGATCCCCAAATATATTACCCCGTTAAtagtgaaaaatataatagcaGTTTCGCATATACAattaacgaaaaaaatagcaacgaggacataaaaagaaatagttTTTCAAAAGATGgtttagaaataaataaaaaagagacCTATTACAGAAATGTATGCAAAACAAATGAGGTTGAGGAGGACCATTTTACATTTGATAAGACACACGATAGGGAAATTATGAATTACGAATATTCTTACCATAAGATGGAAAACGAAATGGTCTATGTAAATGCAAAAAGAAGAAGTGgtgatatacatatatcagCAGTACCTGAAGGGGATAAACCATTTATTAGCAACAGTGTAAGTTATGAGaagaatgtatatatatcatcaGAAAGAGGTAATCAAATAGGAGAAAGTAAACATACAGATGTACACAttgaagagaaaaagaatacAGAGATAGATTATTTAAGTAGTAAGTCAATGAGTTTTACTAAAGAGGAGGAAACAGTGTGCTTTAGTCAAAACGagcatataataaaagatgataaaaatgTTCATATAAAGCAAAGCACAGATTATAGAAGGGACTTGTATAGTACTAAGGACAATTGCAATTTTAGTAGTATTAACAGTATGAATAGCAGATCatgtaaaatttatgaaaaggACGGAAAGAGTAACGAAAATGAAACATTTACCAATTTCAAGTCAGGATTTTTTACGTCCAAAGGAAACAGAACATATAATGAGGACCGAGTGATAactatagaaaatataaacgaTTTTATAAACAAAGAATACAGGGAGGTAGTTAATGAGAgtaatataaacaataacGATAGAAATTTGAACACAAGTAAAAATGGGAGCACGAATCGTAGTGCTACTTGTGGCAGTAATAGTGgtaacagtaacaataataactCTATTGATGAACTGTTTGACAAAGAATACTACGATATGCTGTATAAAGTGCAGAATGCAGAGACCTCCCCCCCATACTATATGTACTGTGCTATATATGATGGTCATAATGGGGAGAAAGcagtaaatattataaaaaaattattgcatGTACACGTTTATTCgtattttataaaaggtAATGGTATATGTAATTCACTAAAATACGCTTTTGAGTCTATGGATGaacatttatgtaaaaagactattaataatgaagaaGATAATCATTCGAATTTTTCGAGTGGTAGTACTGCTTGTGTTAGTATCATATTTAAGAATGTGTTATATATTGCAAATATAGGTGATAGTAGAAGTGTTTTAAGCAAGAATGGTAGGGCTGTTGTAGTAACAGTAGATCATAGAGCAAgtgcaaataaaaaagaagaagagcGTATTATAAAATCAGGAGGTATATTAGATGATGAAGGTTACCTAGGAGGTTGTCTAGGAGTATGTAGAGGCTTTGGTTCATTTGACAAAAAGacgaaagaaaaattaaaaggattAGTTTGTGAACCAGATTTATTTCAAATCAAATTAACTGATGATGatgaatttttaataatttgttgTGATGGGATTTTCGATGTTATGACTTCTCAGGAAGCAGTTAATACAGTTCGTACGTCTTTGGTCGAAAGTACAAGTCCAGATGTCGCTGCAGAAGCGCTATGTCAACTAGCGTATAAGAGAAAGTCCTTAGACAACCTATCAGTTGTCGTTATAACATTTCAAAACCCCGaatcaaagaaaaaaacaagagCTAATGAAAACGCAAATTTGTATGCGGGTCAGGCGGGACGTGTCAGGAGGAG aataaaattttctgccttaaaaaatttaataggCCCATGA
- the RRP4 gene encoding exosome complex component RRP4, putative, translating into MDMRITTPYDEELEDIEEFNNWMQAREMLKHNKSYLNKNVDSACPNIKKLVLPGEAVLSKEDKGRFLKGSGLYEENENFYACILGTVNYINKLVYVEPLRGKYTGAVGDLLVGKIKDINNDKWVVEIGSYCRALLSISQTNISLFSQRIRLYNDVINMINIYKPNDIIACEVQRILNDGCIILHTRSSIYGKLTNGVLITVPQTLIQNQKKHIFVFSCNVQIILGMNGYIWISSPLKKSKDTNPNSIDEDIEGNKFEEVDDNTRKNISIISNIIKLLAKYHININYDIITKIYMQYTTNKNNTTSYILKPYVSDSYLFNYIDKFIK; encoded by the coding sequence ATGGATATGCGTATAACTACTCCATACGACGAAGAACTGGAAGATATAGAAGAATTCAACAACTGGATGCAAGCCCGTGAAATGCTTAAACATAATAAgtcatatttaaataaaaatgttgatAGTGCTTGTccgaatattaaaaagttgGTATTACCAGGGGAAGCAGTGTTAAGTAAGGAAGATAAAGGTCGTTTTTTAAAAGGTAGTGGGTTATATGAAGagaatgaaaatttttatgcatgtatattaGGTACAGTAAactatataaacaaattagtGTATGTTGAACCATTAAGAGGAAAATATACAGGAGCAGTAGGAGATCTATTAGTgggtaaaataaaagatataaataatgacaAATGGGTGGTTGAAATAGGTTCATATTGTAGAGCTTTATTATCTATTTCTCAAACAAATATTAGCTTATTTAGTCAAAGAATAAGATTATATAATgatgttataaatatgattaatatatataagcctAATGATATTATAGCATGTGAAGTACAAAGAATTTTAAATGATGgttgtattattttacatactAGATCATCTATCTATGGTAAATTAACTAATGGAGTTTTAATCACTGTCCCACAAACTCTAATACAAAATCAAAagaaacatatttttgtgttttcATGTAATGTTCAAATTATCCTAGGTATGAATGGTTATATATGGATTTCATCTCCTCTAAAAAAGTCAAAGGATACTAACCCCAATAGTATTGATGAAGATATTGAAGGGAACAAATTTGAAGAAGTTGATGATAATactagaaaaaatattagtatcattagtaatattattaaattactaGCAAAGTatcatattaatattaattatgatattattactaaaatatatatgcaatacACCACCAATAAAAACAATACCACCAGCTATATTTTAAAACCTTATGTGTCTGATTCGTACCTATTCAATTATATTGATAAGTTTATTAAATGA
- the PmUG01_03020500 gene encoding conserved Plasmodium protein, unknown function, whose product MNVTEKKKMRQNVSENEIINKIDSINLKDVKEVSVNMNNYTNFISLKLKKNREGIINSIHRIKQLEAMTKKLNKELSDGNKELKKLEKNIKQFDEENSYLEDNIASEINKNNAYKSRISILKKNKHKMSKAQEIIDNDINYMKSRINIMKENVDQNSKKYHKLVNDKDKMHKEMEKFKKDRKYLQLHLKSSRKNHEILKNKMQTVVLNMKKT is encoded by the coding sequence ATGAATGTAacagagaaaaaaaagatgagaCAAAACGTATcggaaaatgaaataataaacaaaatagattcaattaatttaaaagatgTAAAGGAAGTATCTGTTAATATGAACAATTACACAAATTTTATATCGCtaaagttaaaaaagaatagagAAGGCATTATAAATTCTATCCATAGAATAAAACAACTAGAAGCTATGACAAAAAAGCTAAACAAAGAATTATCAGATGGtaataaagaattaaaaaaattagaaaaaaatattaaacaatTTGATGAAGAAAATTCTTATCTTGAGGATAATATAGCGTCTGaaattaataagaataatgcATATAAAAGTAGGAtatcaattttaaaaaagaataaacataaaatgtCCAAAGCTCAAGAAATTATtgataatgatataaattatatgaaatccagaataaatataatgaaagaaAACGTTGATCAGAATAGTAAGAAGTACCACAAATTGGTGAATGATAAAGATAAAATGCAtaaagaaatggaaaaatttaaaaaagacaGAAAATATTTGCAGCTTCATTTAAAAAGTAGTAGAAAAAATCatgaaattttgaaaaataaaatgcaaaCTGTTGTCTTAAATATGAAGAAGACTTAA
- the PmUG01_03020600 gene encoding conserved Plasmodium protein, unknown function has protein sequence MVNINWPGLLKWSTKYADGTIDTNKRLSKEDIEFLQGAIKDALSQIEDPYEAINEAVRNFENKDEGIILASAKIVERLVDEYPEVARNLDKIKAVDPLLKLLDNNNNHILESVLQIFSLALSNNPELQDSVFKKNALKKLLIKLQESQKTVIDKKLITAISALIRHHDEAENKFIDYGGIGFLVYGMQTNIYKYQEKSALLLKHLIHQNKITFELFLKNEIMKGLICLANNKNIDETGIQYGETTAELFLALMQNHRHKLAKAGYLHNLKKLIEDRLVYLRVVQNSASYDVSHEIELFNDCLKLTK, from the exons ATGGTAAACATAAACTGGCCGGGGCTACTCAAGTGGTCTACGAAATATGCAG ACGGTACGATAGATACAAACAAACGGTTAAGTAAGGAGGACATTGAATTTTTGCAAGGTGCAATAAAGGACGCATTAAGTCAAATAGAAGACCCATACGAAGCAATAAATGAAGCAGTTcgaaattttgaaaataaagatGAAGGTATAATATTAGCATCAGCTAAAATTGTAGAAAGATTAGTGGATGAATATCCTGAAGTAGCTAGAAATTTAGACAAAATTAAAGCAGTAGAtccattattaaaattattagataataataataatcatattttAGAATCagtattacaaatattttctttagcTTTATCAAATAATCCAGAATTACAAGATTcggtatttaaaaaaaatgctttaaaaaaattattaataaaattgcaGGAGTCGCAAAAAACAGttattgataaaaaattaattacagCTATTTCAGCTTTAATAAGACATCATGATGAAgcagaaaataaatttattgacTATGGAGGTATTGGTTTCTTAGTGTATGGTATGCAaactaatatatacaaatatcaAGAAAAATCAGCACttcttttaaaacatttaattcatcaaaataaaattacttttgagttatttcttaaaaatgaaattatgaaAGGACTTATATGTTTagctaataataaaaatattgatgaAACAGGTATACAATATGGGGAAACTACAGCAGAACTATTTTTAGCTTTAATGCAAAACCACAGACACAAATTAGCAAAAGCAGGTTActtacataatttaaaaaaattaattgaagATAGACTAGTATATCTGCGCGTTGTTCAAAACAGTGCCTCCTACGATGTGTCTCATGAGATTGAGTTATTTAATGACTGCCTTAAGTTAACGAAGTAA
- the RbgA gene encoding ribosome biogenesis GTPase A, putative — translation MHLKYFLLLISITNAMLCIRLKTYGKSKNIKTSNTGRHNLIRGHMKGKGILKKKFFLSKSNNCRRTILSKYYMNSKYNNEVGKGQKDIVDEEDISTFDEYFNKKAEENYTKLEAEKLKILKENVSTYKEEIRKILRKSYKDEYKKLIKEEEEDNNVSQKVHENLKITFLMKENINNFLFTQYSYMINKLKERSVILKSMRNFYKKGDSSTGEGHIAMGEGKSEERSSGDIGDIRDADGNADGDANADRGEDADEGANEYPQLGKLIQGKNSSSSNGDPLIENVNFFKPEKNYAQARKCSTFSEQMFANTKIESAKLLLDIKEEKDKITKEDLISDDEEEGKKLFSKNNISALQLFKENVKSCLHYKNENIITGNLNEDILCGRVKVHWFPKFMKRVITKIPEYIKMSDIIIEVRNGIIPFVFDDLYALNMFDIHTNKPKIIVYTNCDRSSLKGNEEWGNYYRRKLYWYDKKFNKNINKEYMMNQMKKSAVIFVDAKNGKKEIIVLKKLINRLCQHIIESKKKKGLYNYKVKCIFLGLPNVGKSALINRILELKKTKSYDHPGLTTNINMYATKKYELIDTPGILSQNLYKLREKQYNKNNMILEKIYNCNNSNDYSIDNVVNIKNYNSYMHVENNIYLLALCNHISPKMYDIYNIAEVLMQNLYNAYLYDNEYIDLQKIIKRYQINFTECVNCEGKFSPYHFIQKLARDRFHNDINQASMRLVTDFRKNYLGRLTLNYPLYFNRRSITLRVSREFVRQQSDKYVGW, via the coding sequence ATGCACCTTAAATATTTCCTTCTTCTGATAAGTATAACAAATGCTATGTTGTGTATTCGTCTAAAAACGTACGGCAAAagtaaaaacataaaaacgAGTAACACGGGAAGGCATAATTTGATAAGAGGACACATGAAAGGAAaaggaatattaaaaaaaaaattttttttaagtaagtCGAATAACTGTCGAAGGACAATTCTTTccaaatattatatgaacaGTAAATACAATAATGAAGTAGGAAAAGGGCAAAAGGATATAGTAGATGAAGAAGACATTTCAACCTTTGATGaatatttcaataaaaagGCTGAAGAAAATTATACTAAATTAGAAgcagaaaaattaaaaatacttaaaGAAAATGTTAGTACTTACAAAGAagaaattagaaaaatattgcGAAAGAGCTATAaagatgaatataaaaaactgataaaagaggaagaagaggaTAATAACGTAAGTCAGAAAGTTCATGAAAACCTTAAAATAACTTTTCTCatgaaagaaaatattaacaattttttatttacacaATATAGTTATATGATAAACAAATTGAAAGAGAGGTCTGTCATACTGAAAAGTATGagaaatttttacaaaaaggGGGATAGCAGCACCGGTGAGGGGCACATCGCCATGGGGGAGGGGAAATCGGAAGAAAGGAGCAGTGGGGATATAGGCGATATTAGAGATGCTGATGGAAATGCGGATGGAGATGCAAATGCTGATAGAGGGGAAGATGCCGATGAAGGGGCAAATGAATACCCTCAATTAGGCAAGCTCATACAGGGAAAAAACAGCAGCAGTTCTAATGGAGATCCACTCAtagaaaatgtaaatttttttaaacctgaaaaaaattatgcacaGGCAAGAAAATGCAGCACATTTAGTGAACAAATGTTTGCGAATACGAAAATAGAGAGTGCCAAATTATTACTGGATATAAAAGAggaaaaggataaaataacaaaagaaGATCTCATATCAgatgatgaagaagaaggaaaaaaattattttcaaaaaataatatttcagcattacaattatttaaagaaaatgtaaaaagttgtttacattataaaaatgaaaatatcaTAACAGGTAATTTAAATGAAGATATATTATGTGGTAGAGTTAAAGTACACTGGTTCCCAAAATTTATGAAACGtgtaattacaaaaatacctgagtatataaaaatgagtGATATAATTATAGAAGTAAGGAATGGTATCATTCCTTTTGTATTTGATGATTTGTATGCTCTTAATATGTTCGATATTCATACAAATAAACCAAAGATTATCGTATACACAAATTGTGATAGGTCTTCTCTGAAAGGTAATGAAGAATGGGGGAATTACTACCGACGTAAATTATATTGGTATGATAAGaagtttaataaaaatattaataaagaatatatgatgaatcaaatgaaaaagagTGCAGTAATATTTGTAGATgctaaaaatggaaaaaaagaaattattgttttaaaaaaactaattaaTAGATTATGTCAACATATAATTGaaagtaagaaaaaaaaaggtttatacaattataaagtcaaatgcatttttttagGTTTACCTAATGTAGGTAAATCAGCTTTAATTAATCGTATATTAGAACTTAAAAAAACGAAATCTTATGATCACCCAGGATTAACTactaatattaatatgtatgctacaaaaaaatatgaacttATAGACACTCCGGGTATTCTATCACAAAATTTATACAAGTTGAGagaaaaacaatataataaaaataatatgattttagaaaaaatttataattgtaaCAATTCAAATGATTATTCAATTGATAATGtagttaatattaaaaattataacagtTACATGCACgtagaaaataatatctaTCTTTTAGCTCTATGTAATCATATATCCCCTAAAatgtatgatatatataatattgctGAAGTTTTAATGCAAAATTTGTATAATGCCTATCTATAtgataatgaatatatagacttgcaaaaaattataaaaagatacCAAATTAACTTTACAGAATGCGTAAATTGTGAAGGCAAATTTTCTCCTTACCATTTCATTCAAAAGTTAGCAAGAGATAGATTTCACAATGATATAAACCAAGCCTCAATGCGGTTAGTAACTGACTTTAGGAAAAATTATCTTGGCAGGCTTACCCTCAATTATCCCCTCTACTTCAACAGAAGGTCGATAACACTCCGTGTATCCCGGGAGTTCGTGCGCCAGCAGAGTGACAAATATGTAGGCTGGTGA